A window of the Procambarus clarkii isolate CNS0578487 chromosome 19, FALCON_Pclarkii_2.0, whole genome shotgun sequence genome harbors these coding sequences:
- the LOC138366411 gene encoding uncharacterized protein — MAWRILLRVYENIKAKGLDPKPTQINVKVAVGEDDGSSSAVGEDDGSSSAVGEDDGSSSAVGEDDGSSSAVGEDDGSSSAVGEDDGSSSAVGEDDGSSSAVGEDDGSSSAVGEDDGSSSAVGEDDGSSSAVGEDDGSSSAVGEDDGSSSAVGEDDGSSSAVGEDDGSSSAVGEDDGSSSAVGEDDGSSSAVGEDDGSSSAVGEDDGSSSAVGEDDGSSSAVGEDDGSSSAVGEDDGSSSAVGEDDGSSSAVGEDDGSSSAE; from the exons atggcttggcgcattcTCCTGAGAGTTTACGAGAACATAAA GGCTAAGGGGCTGGATCCCAAGCCAACTCAAATTAATGTCAAAGTAGCAGTGGGTGAGGATGATGGGAGCAGTAGTGCAGTGGGTGAGGATGATGGGAGCAGTAGTGCAGTGGGTGAGGATGATGGGAGCAGTAGTGCAGTGGGTGAGGATGATGGGAGCAGTAGTGCAGTGGGTGAGGATGATGGGAGCAGTAGTGCAGTGGGTGAGGATGATGGGAGCAGTAGTGCAGTGGGTGAGGATGATGGGAGCAGTAGTGCAGTGGGTGAGGATGATGGGAGCAGTAGTGCAGTGGGTGAGGATGATGGGAGCAGTAGTGCAGTGGGTGAGGATGATGGGAGCAGTAGTGCAGTGGGTGAGGATGATGGGAGCAGTAGTGCAGTGGGTGAGGATGATGGGAGCAGTAGTGCAGTGGGTGAGGATGATGGGAGCAGTAGTGCAGTGGGTGAGGATGATGGGAGCAGTAGTGCAGTGGGTGAGGATGATGGGAGCAGTAGTGCAGTGGGTGAGGATGATGGGAGCAGTAGTGCAGTGGGTGAGGATGATGGGAGCAGTAGTGCAGTGGGTGAGGATGATGGGAGCAGTAGTGCAGTGGGTGAGGATGATGGGAGCAGTAGTGCAGTGGGTGAGGATGATGGGAGCAGTAGTGCAGTGGGTGAGGATGATGGGAGCAGTAGTGCAGTGGGTGAGGATGATGGGAGCAGTAGTGCAGTGGGTGAGGATGATGGGAGCAGTAGTGCAGAATGA